A stretch of the Ischnura elegans chromosome 5, ioIscEleg1.1, whole genome shotgun sequence genome encodes the following:
- the LOC124159859 gene encoding uncharacterized protein LOC124159859 has protein sequence MAYLFDYNQSDVIKEMCSCPCFCGIRKLRSGPPRFESILSTFENRLMTHCDFTSSDSDVHIPDSEFSREERRRRKLREIKKYVITRWTVIQKNTVIAAVAYLAFLLVVLTWNLLADLTFMNLHPPLMALSVCCFLGDLILRISPELHYSVTMSFEERAKRLRSLRTYGLLCYVTGFVVVFIDKEMNNECHLMSWHGNLGTFFVFIVLMRDNRLIPKGPVKRWTMANKVQAGLLLILMGFQSDWAYQYFSRFFIISMSALLLPLLIVFSAMMWYRLMYS, from the exons ATGGCATACCTATTTGATTACAACCAAAGCGATGTTATTAAAGAAATGTGCTCGTGTCCTTGTTTCTGCGGAATAAGAAAATTGAGGAGTGGTCCACCGCGGTTCGAATCAATCCTATCAACGTTCGAAAATCGTCTAATGACCCATTGTGACTTCACGAGCAGTGATTCAGATGTGCATATTCCTGATTCAGAGTTTTCTCGAGAAGAGAGGCGGAGAAGGAAgttgagagaaattaaaaaatatgtaattacacGGTGGACTGTCATACAAAAGAACACTGTCATCGCGGCCGTAGCCTATTTGGCATTCCTACTTGTGGTGTTAACCTGGAATTTGCTGGCTGACCTGACTTTCATGAATCTTCATCCGCCCTTGATGGCACTTTCG gtcTGTTGTTTTCTTGGTGACTTGATATTGAGGATATCGCCTGAATTACATTACTCCGTCACGATGTCGTTTGAAGAAAGAGCCAAAAGATTGCGCTCTCTGAGGACTTACGGTTTGTTATGTTACGTGACTGGTTTCGTGGTAGTATTTATCGACAAAGAGATGAACAATGAATGCCATCTAATGTCTTGGCACGGGAATCTAGGTACCTTTTTTGTGTTTATTGTGCTGATGAGGGACAACCGGTTAATACCAAAGGGTCCTGTTAAGCGTTGGACAATGGCTAACAAAGTACAAGCCGGACTGCTATTGATTCTTATGGGCTTTCAGTCCGATTGGGCGTATCAGTATTTCAGTCGTTTTTTCATAATCTCTATGTCTGCCCTCTTGTTACCGCTGTTGATTGTTTTTAGCGCGATGATGTGGTATCGCTTAATGTACAGCTGA